Genomic DNA from Magnolia sinica isolate HGM2019 chromosome 4, MsV1, whole genome shotgun sequence:
TTAGCTCACTGACAAGTAGAGAGAGCTTGCAAGTTTTTTAAGATTGTCCATTCGTTTTCTTACATGTATCCTATGATTAAACATCTTGAGTTTTTGGCCAAATGATCTGTCAGGTAGTTCCCACCTAATACAGGATTTGGATGTCTAATTAACACGTTTTGTGTTTCTATTTTTAGGCAAACATAGATGCATATCTCGTATCAATGGTCAAACAACACATTATGTTGCTTCTCTTGGCATTTCTATTCTGGGCAGTATTGTTTTTTGAAACATTGGCAATGACCGATTCATTGGATGGTAATTTGAATATGCTTATTGCTTCTCCTTTTTttgtttgtatatttttttttggtgaaaattttgatagatcatttgggAGATTTCTCCATTAGATCTGTCCTAACTCCTAAATCGACCATCCTCCCATACCTCCAATTTCTATGATGCAGGTCTCTGTAGGTACTTTGCTTTACTACAATATATCATAGCATGTAGTCTGTTAATTCAAAATCTTAAATATTTCTATTTGCAATACATTGCAGATAACAATCTTAAGAACAACCCATGGCATTGATTTGATGAGTGGTCGCTCAAGGTCAAAACCAATGCGCATAACTAAAGAACTCAATTGAAATAGCTGCATGTCACCTTCTCCAAGACCTATAAACTGCTTAGAGACATGTTTCTGCAGTGGAGGCATCTGAAATGGCAGAATATGCACGCAAGCTTATTGTTGGGAATCCATCATTGGGAGAACGGTTTACGGTGTGATTTTATTTTGTAGTTTAAACTTAATACTTGACTTTTTTGAGTTCTTTACCGAACTCAGAGAGAGAGatttccattttatttccatGGTTTCTTTGTTTGTGTTGAGATTTCAAGTCTCTTGGACTGAGGGAGAAAACCAACCTctgcttttcttctttctttttcttttctttctgttttttcatgttttatggattcgAATTCCAAGTCTATTTGACTGAgaattgaagactctttccagGTATTGGTAAATAAATTGTTGTGTTGATATTGTGATGAttattgtcttgatgaatgttaaatgggtgaaatatgcaCAGGTTCAATCATTTGTTGATAGAGAAATCAAGTTAAAagtgaatttagcctcagttgatgccaacaaaggctaaatccatctttagtcttAGTATTGCCTCAGTTACCTAAACTAACACTACAACTctcatggctaaaggctttagcctcagttgttgagaaccaaggttaaaaatagatttagcttcaattaaaggcaattgaggctaaaatttggattttgtctcagttggaaacaatggaagctaaaattttgatttagcctcatttggAGAAAActaaagctaaaaaggttcttttagcttcacttgaagaactgaggctataaaagtcattttagcctcagttgctaaaactgaagctaaagcctttagccacggggttTTCAACCTCGGTtatggataactgaggcaaaactgaggcttaaggctttagcctcagtttttaacctttttagtcACTGTtttgaaccaaggctaaagcccccttttcttgtagtagTATTCAAACGTCCAGTGGTTTATCAAGGGTGAACCACAAAACTACATCAACAGTTAATAGGGTGAGaaaaagttattttttattttttatttttgctgaaagacaaaaagaactcattagaagGACAAACCCTCCCATTCACAAATTGCTTAATTTCATTTACATGTGCCTAAATAGACAGCCAAACTAGTTCTTGGTCATAGACAAATGTTCACAATTTTTATGTCCAGTGGTTTATCAAGGGTGAACCACAAAACTACATTAACAGTTAATAGGgtaagaatttatttatttatttttgctgaaagacaaaaagaaattaTTAGAAAGACGAACCCTCCCATTCACAAATTGCTTAATTTCATTTACATATGCCTAAATAGACAGCTAAACTATTTTAGTTCTTGGTCATAGATGAATGTTCACAATCTTTATGTCTATCTCGATACTTGGGTTATGGGCATTCGATTCAGATTAAGTTGTAAAAGGCTCCAGCATGCGTACACCATACACACATACGcccacaccattaaaacttcttagggccacataagCATTAGATCAAGTAAACAATGTGTTTTAACTTCATTCaggtttgaccttatgaatatgttggatggaaaataaacatgactagagctatacacgagtcaaactgagtcaagcttggtacaacttggctcggctcggcttggcttggCTCAGCCAGCAGCCAACcctagctcaaactcggttcggctcggtccttgagcctaaccGTCCAGCTTGACCCGATTTGGTCATCAACTCGGGCTAGCTCGAGCCAAGCTTGAGCTTTCAAGCTGAATTCGagtatatatgtatttatattatatatataatataatataatataatcaaTAATGTTAATCCAAGCAGCCATGGACAATATCCGATCAGGCTGCCATGGCCGACCAGACCGTCAAAATATAATGAAAAATGGGAGATGGTTCGATTGCTTATCGGATGGATGGCCAGGGCAGTGACGAGTCGAGCTTGGACCAGAGACTAGGATGGCTAGACAGGGCGAGCAAGGTAGTGACGAATGGGCCACAACGTGGCCCACCCAATCGTGGTTTCACACACGtcgagggggagagagagagagagagagagagagagagagagagagagagagtttagagaCTGTCGGGATGGGGCGCTCGCTCGGACTGCGAGAAAAAAgggatagaatttttttttaaaaaaaattaaattgttATTTATAAGAATTGACCAGCCGAGTTGGACAAATATGAGCCGAACTCGAATTATGCACCTGtacgagttgagtcgagttcgactCGGCCTAACCCGATTTAAAATTTTTTGACTAAAAGATTCAATAAGTGAATCGAGTTAAGTCGAGTCAACCTTCTCCAAGTCAATTCAAGCAAGTTAATTAACCCAACTCCGTTTGTGTATGGCTCTAAACATGACTGCAGGCTCGAGGAAGGTGTCATTGGTGGACATCATTGTCACCGCTGCTCCCTGTAGCGTTGTCCACATGAGttatggatctgcttcaattcCTTTTGAACTCctaccttaaaatgacatggaaaagtggatgaacggtgtggataaaacgcatgcatCACGGTGAGGTCCACGTGGCTTGTATAGACCGATTTCCGTCCACGCGGGGCCGATACGTGATgaacacggattgcgtcctacccccgcccatctccagctgggaacgggtagaagctttgagtggccaccgtgatttatgagttttatcacaccgtccatctatttctatgTATCATTGAATGAGATATGACCAATATTTAGaaaagagaaatttgcgactgtacggtccatttatggcccatttacgagactaagcccaccttattttaccttGCAAAATTTACCCCCAGCTGTgtggatggcttgccaaaggtcgaaaatgcccctgctttttccttcaagtggatatcaaagttacatgggccccacagttacgtatttattatatccacaatgttcatccatatttcgagatcatttgggagcattatcaaaaaaaaaaaatcatatccaaagatcaactggaccacaccacaaagagcaacgggaaaattgattttcaccattaaaaattttatagggcccaccataacatttattttccatctaatctattcataaggtcacaaagacctggatgaagaggaaaaacaaatttcataataatccaaaacttctatgacccctaaaagggtttcaatggtagacgtttaatcctccacagccttttacagtgtggtccacttgatagctagatctgtcttatttttcgtctcaagccttaatacgagttcatcgaatatatagacggtttggatataacacatgcctcataataggacccacaaaaaacggtggggattacaacagtaaaaaaataaaataataataaataaataggccaagAACTTATGGCTATGGTGtcttctatagctacggattataaccatagtcATAGCCGTAGCCCCCGCCATTTCGATATGTcattttatatgtatcgaaggtatttcgattaatcgaaaaaggtgcagaactgtccagcgagtttgcctcaaaaatcctgcaattttcgatatatatcgaagagtattcgatatgtgttgaaggtgatatgaccaatagctacagattataaccgtagccatagctatagtctgtgccagtttatgaaatttttattttttttatttttattttttacatggataaatttattctacctacaattttctctaatacatatttatataaatatgtatatataagcatataaaaaattttctctctttttttcatttatttctctattcatttaacaagaatatcttctaaaccaaaattagttacttgacataccctatatgattttggggtaggagaagctactttagccaaccaacctggttatttttcaagattccatcagatctatggtcaaaagtccatttccttcacttcgcggtcaatttcaatcagttcgcggtcaatttcattcatttcatttacttcgcgatcaattccatgcatttcacggtcaatcccagcgattccgttttgattcacggtcattttcatgcatttcacggtcaattcccttcacttcacggtcatttccatgcatttcacggtcaatcgcttcacttcacggtcatttccatacataccactgtcattcccacctattccgtgttgcttcacggtcatttcggcgcattttatggtcatgcccctttacttcacggtcattttcgcgcatttcatggtctaatcacctcacttcacggtcatttccattcatatcatggttattcccgcctattccgtgttgattcacggtcctttcgacgcatttcacgatcatgccccttcacttcacactcATTTCTCggcatttcgcggtacaatcacctcacttcacggtcattttcatgcatatcacggtcattcccgcctattccatgttgattcacggtcatttcggcgcatttcacggtcatgccccttcacttcacggtcatttccgtgcattttgtggtacaatcgcctcacttcacggtcatttcgatgcatatcacggtcattctcaccattacgtgttgattcacggttatttcggtgcatttcacggtcatgccccttcactttacggttattgtcgcgcatttcacggtccaatcgcttcacttcacggtcattctcatgcatatcacggtcattcctgcctattccgtattgattcacggtcatttcggcgcatttcacggtcatgccccttcacttcacgaacattttcgcgcatttcacggtccaatcgcctcacttcacggtcattttcatgcatactacggtcattcccgcctattccgtgttgattcacggtcctttcggtgCATTTTacgatcatgccccttcacttcacggtcatttcagcgcattttacggtccaatcgcctcacttcacggtcattttcatacatatcacagtcattcccgcctattccgtgttgattcacagtcatttcggtgcatttcacagtcatgctccttcacttcacggtcattttcatgcatttcgcggtctaatcgttgcacttcacggtcagttccatgcatatcacggtcattcccgcctattccgtgttgatacatagtcatgccccttcacttcacggtcattttcacgcatttcacggtccattcgcttcacttcacggtcagttccatgcatatcacggtcattcccacctattccgtgttgattcacggtcctttcagCGCATATcatgttcaatccaaatgcaagGAGGATTTGTATGCACATACAAATCAAAATTTGATCGATATAtcgaatcttcgatatatcgatggagtatcgatattattgataattcGTTTCAGAAGAGTAGTGTGTCTATGGACAATTGAGGAACATTTTTGATATATCGAAATttagtcgatatatcgaaatgttctcgatattattgataattccttttaaaaacattttgtctctggacattttctgacaatttttgataaatcgaaatatagtcgatatatcgacatatgACATCGATTTCAAGGCGATGTATTGTTCCGTTCTAACGATGACTTagttcgatagcatcgactagaGTTCAATGTTATCAACAACTTAAGCCCGATGTCATCGATTAGAGTTTGATAATATTGAAGTGtacttttgttttttccttacaAAAATTCAGAGGATTCTGTTTTTATAATCGAGTATTTTTCGATTGATATCAAAATTTCTTCCTTCGATTTATCGAAACtatctcgatataatcgaaaaattgttttaaaacatcatttcgtttctggacagttttggactaaTTTCGATATATCGTCtaacattcgatatatcgaaatgcaGCAAATGTCGACATATCTTGTActgttcgatatatcgaagggtaATTTTTactcacttttttttaaaaaaggttagcttgttagtacacacccatgtcggtacacactccatgttttccacCCCCACTATGGATCGATACGAAGACCTCAAATCGTGTAAATGAACATAAGTTCTTTAGAGACTTGTGGACCTTTTTCGATATATCTAATCCTACCTTGTCGCACTCTCTCGTCCATtaacattttcatgcatatcacggttaTCCCActtattccgtattgattcacggtcattttgacatatttcacggtcatgcccattcacttcacggtcattttcacgtattttacgatcaattcgcttcactttacaatcatttccatgcatttcacgatcattcccacctattccgtgttaattcacgatcatttcgacgcatttcatggtcatgccccttcacttcacggtcctttccgcacatttcacggtccaattgcAACACTTCAttgtgaaatgcgtcgaaatgaccgtgaatcaacacggaataggtgagaatgaccatgaaatgcatggaaatgattgtgaagtgaagcaaattgaccgtaaaatgcgcgaaattgaccgtgaagtgaaggggcatgaccgtgaaatgtgccgaaatgaccgacacggaataggcgggaatgaccgtgatttccATGCATATGACGGTCATTCCCActtattccgtgttaattcacggtcattttgacacatttcacggtcatgcccattcacttcacggtcatttccacgcatttcacggtcaattcgcttcacttcacgatcatttccatgcatttcacgatcattcccacctattctgtgttgattcacggtcattttgacacatttcacggtcatgccccttcacttcacggtcatttccgtatatttcacggtccaatcccgacacttcaccgtgaaatgcatcgaaatgaccgtgaatcaacacggaataggtgggaatgaccgtgaaatgcatggaaatgatcgtgaagtgaagtgaattgaccatgaaatacgcgaaaatgaccatgaagtgaaggggcatgaccatgaaatgtgtcaaaatgactgtgaatcaacacggaataggcgggaatgactgtgatatgcatggaaatgaccgtgaaatgaggcgattggacctgaaatgcacggaaatgatcgtgaagtgaaggggcatgaccgtgaaatgcaccgaaatgaccgtgaatcaacacagaataggcgggaatgaccgtgattttcatgcatatcacggtcattcccacttattccatgttgattcatggtcattttgacgcatttcacgttcatgccccttcacttcacagtcattttcgcgcatttcatggtcaattcgtttcacttcacgatcattttcatgcatttcacgatcattcccacctattccgtgttgattcacggtcatttcgacacatttcacggtgaagtgtagcgattggaccgtgaaatgcatggaaatgaccataaagtgaaggggtatgaccgtgaaatgcgttgaaatgaccatgaatcaacatggaataggcgggaatgaccatgtaatgcatgaaaatgatcgtgaagtgaagccaattgaccgtgaaatgcgcagaaatgaccgcgaagtgaaggggcatgaccgtgaaatgcgttgaaatgaccatgaatcaacacggaataggtgggaatgaccgtgatatgcatggaaatgaccgtgaagtgaagcgaattgaccgtgaaatgcatggaaatgaccgtgaatcaaaacggaatcgccgagattgaccatgaaatgcatgaaaatgaccgtgaagtaaagcgaattgaccgtgaaatgcatgaaaatgaccgtgaagtgaaggaaattgaccgtgaaatgcatggaaatgaccgtgaatcaaaatggaaatgaccgtgaagtgaagggaattgaccgtgaaatgcttggaaatgaccgtgaagtgaagcgaattgaccgtgaaatgcatggaaatgaccgtgaagtgaagcgaattgaccgtgaaatgcataaaaatgaccgtgaagtgaagggaaatgaccgtgaaatgcatggaaatgaccgtgaatcaaaacggaatcgccgggattgaccgtgaaatgcatgaaaatgaccgtgaagtaaatgaaatgaatgaaattgactgcgaactgattgaaattgaccacaaagtgaatgaaatggattttcgaccattgacctgatggaatcttgaaaaataactaggttagttagctaaagtagcttctcctaccccaaaatcatatagggtacatcaagtaactaattttggtttagaagatattcttgttaaatgaataaagaaaggagtgaaaaaaagagagaattttttttatatgcttatatatatatatttatataaatatgtattagagaaaattgtacgtagaataaagttctccatgtaaaaaataaaaaataaattgcatagacttttacagaCTGCAATTATGGCTACGGCtacaatccgtagctatagcttcgataatatcgaatacacttcgatatgtatcgaaaattgcaggatttgttatgcaaagttgctggacagttctggacctttttcgattaatcgaaagacctttgagatatcgaagtacatatcgaaagatcTTCAATACATATCAAAAGACATATCGAAAAAGCATGGGCcatggttatggctacggttataatccgtagccatagattccaggcttttttttccctgttgtaatccccactacctttgtgggtccttttatgaggtatgtgttatatccaaaccgtccatttatttgacgaactcgtattaaggcttgagacgaaaaataagacggatctagctatcaagtggaccacactgtaaaaggcagtgaaggatttaacgtctaccattgaaacccttttaggggttgcagaagttttggatcagtacgaaatttgtttttcatcttcatccacgtctttgtgaccttatgaatagattggatggaaaataaatgttatggtgggccctacaaaagtttcaatggtgaaaatcaattttctgctgctctttgtggtgtggtccggttgatctttggatatgattttttttttggataatgctacgtaacgttgatctcttttgaaccgttcgtataactcggagttcgaggagcgtcagcgctcgtcttcgagcggcagccgatccgcttgaaggaaaaaataggggcattttcgacctttggcaagccatccgcaCAACAGGGCTTATTTTTGCaaggtaaaataaggtgggcttggccTCGTCAATGGGCCATTAATGGGcagtacagtcgcaaatttctctttagaaaaatccaaggctcaagtggaccacaccacgggcaGCAACTGTGATAAGAAATCTTACAGTAACcgccgtgatatttattttccgtccaacctattcataaagtacATAGAACCGGGGGAAGAGAGGACAAACATCTGTTACATTCAAAACTTCCTGAGAAATTTTCAAAGGTGAGAATTTAATCCCATTTTGTAGTCCAGTTGTCTTGTATCTTTTGTTTTATACCGAAAAATGacgggaaaaaaaaatgaataaacagcGTGGATAACACCCATACATAAcgttggccactcaaagctcctgaccGTTCTCAGTTGGAGACCGgcgggggtaagacgcaatccgcgtccaagacGCATctcttgttattttatttttaaaaaagcgtCTTCTCCGTTCAATGCGGAAGGAACCTCTCTCATTCGTCTCTCGGTGCAGCACGACGGACCTTCCGTTCGTCCGTCAAGGCTAGGGTTTCCTCCCCAACGAAGAAAGAACTCCCTTTTTTCCTTCTctccatgatcaaactaaaagGGTGAAATGATTCTattctcttccttctctcctccacCAATGTCCACCGCCTCACCTCTTCCGTCCGTCGAATTCCCGTCCGTCACCCCACGACCCACCCCATCCTCCTCCGACACCATCTGGCACGGCAACATCGAGTACCTCCTCAACATCTCCGCCGTTGGAGCCTCCGTCTGCGTCCTTCTCTTCCTCCTCGTCAAGCTCCGCAGCGATCATCGCCGCATCCCCGGTCCCACCGCCCTCCTCTCCAAGCTCCTCGCCGTCTGGCACACCACCCTTCCCCAGATCGCCTCCCACTGCGGCGCCGATGCCGCTCAATTCCTCCTCCTCGAGGGCGgcagctcctccatcctcctctctctctccctcctctccctctctctcatcctccCCATCAATCTCTACGCGGGGTCCAACCCTCTCGACGACCAATTCTCCAAGACCACCATCATCCACATCCCCAAATCCTCTCCACTCCTCTGGCTCCACTTCCTCTTTACTGCCCTTGTCGTTGTCTTCTTCCACTTCGGCATCTCCTCCATCGAGGAACGCCTCAGAATTACCAGATTCCGTGATGCCAACGGCAATCCAAGCGACACCAATTCTAACTCCGTCGCCATCTTCACCATCATGGTGCAGGGGATCCCCAAATCACTGGCTGCTGACAAGGCCCCGCTCGAGGAGTATTTCCACCACCGCTATCCGGGTAAGGTCTATCGTGTCATTGTGCCGTTCGATTTGTGCTCGTTGGATGATTTGGTCACTGAATTGGTGAAGGTCCGAAATGATATTTCTTGGTTGGAAGCCCGTATCGATTCTCGGGTTTTGTCCGATGGCAGCGAGATTGGAGGAGAGAGTTCTTCCCCTCCATCTGTGGAAGGATTCCGGAGACGGATTCTTGGTTTTTGGTGGAGATTGAGAGATTTATGGATGACACATGTCTCCGTTCGATTGGGTTTGACCGATGAGGATCGGTTACGGAGATTGCAATTATTGGAGATGGGTTTGGAGAGCAAACTGCGGCTTTATAAAGAGGGCCAAGCGCCAGGTGCTGGAATTGCATTCGTGATATTCAAAGATGTTTACACCACTAACAAGGTCGTGCAGGATCTCCGGACTGAGAAGAAGCGGCCTCTCAGGACATTCTTCTCTGTCATGGAGTTGAAACTCGAGCGGAGCCGGTGGAAGGTTGAACGGGCCCCACCGGCGGCGGACATTTACTGGAACCATCTGGGCTCTAGCAAACTCTCTCTGAGACTGCGTCGGGTTGCGGTAAACACATGCCTCCTGTTGATGCTGCTGTTCTGGAGCTCTCCGCTCGCCGTGATCACCGCTGTGAAGACTGCTGCTCGGATCATCAATGCGGAAGCAGTGGACAGTGCACAAGTATGGTTAGCTTGGTTGGAGAGTTCGAGCTGGGCTGCGACGGTCATTCTCCAGTTCTTGCCGAATGTACTTATATTCGTGAGCATGTATATAGTGATCCCATCACTGCTGTCATATCTGTCCAAGTTTGAGAGGCATCTGACTGTGTCTGGGGAGCAGCGGGCCGCGTTGTTGAAGATGGTCTGCTTCTTTCTGGTGAATCTCATTCTGTTGCGTGCTCTTGTTGAATCTTCATTGGAGAAGGCGATACTAAGTATGGGAAGATGTTATTTAGATGGAGAAGATTGCAAGCGGATTGAGCAATACATGAGTGGTTCATTCTTATCAAGGTCATGTCTCTCTTCCCTCGCATTCCTGATCACAAGCACATTCCTGGGAATATCATATGATTTGCTGGCTCCAATCCCTTGGATAAAGGAGAAGCTGCGTAAGTTTCGGAAGAATGACATGCTGCTGCTGGTCCCAGAACAGACTGGAGACTACCCATTAGAAAGCCAGGTAGAGGACACTCTTCAGAGGCCTCTCATGCCTGAAAGAGAGTCAGAGGTTGGCAGCAATGGTGTATCTCATGGGACAGGCTTAAATGGCATCGACCTTCAAGGGCAAGATCTTTCAGTGTACCCAATCAGCAGGACCTCCAATGTCCCGAAGCAGAAATTTGATTTCGCGCAGTACTATGCCTTTAATCTGACAATATTTGCACTGACCATGATCTATTCTGCATTCGCTCCACTTGTGGTCCCTGTAGGTGCGTTTTACTTTGGGTATAGGTACGTGGTCGACAAATATAACTTTCTATTTGTGTATAGAGTCCGTGGTTTTCCTCCGATCAATGATGGAAAGCTGATGGATAGTGTGTTGTGCATCATGCGGTTCTGTG
This window encodes:
- the LOC131243178 gene encoding CSC1-like protein At4g35870; the protein is MILFSSFSPPPMSTASPLPSVEFPSVTPRPTPSSSDTIWHGNIEYLLNISAVGASVCVLLFLLVKLRSDHRRIPGPTALLSKLLAVWHTTLPQIASHCGADAAQFLLLEGGSSSILLSLSLLSLSLILPINLYAGSNPLDDQFSKTTIIHIPKSSPLLWLHFLFTALVVVFFHFGISSIEERLRITRFRDANGNPSDTNSNSVAIFTIMVQGIPKSLAADKAPLEEYFHHRYPGKVYRVIVPFDLCSLDDLVTELVKVRNDISWLEARIDSRVLSDGSEIGGESSSPPSVEGFRRRILGFWWRLRDLWMTHVSVRLGLTDEDRLRRLQLLEMGLESKLRLYKEGQAPGAGIAFVIFKDVYTTNKVVQDLRTEKKRPLRTFFSVMELKLERSRWKVERAPPAADIYWNHLGSSKLSLRLRRVAVNTCLLLMLLFWSSPLAVITAVKTAARIINAEAVDSAQVWLAWLESSSWAATVILQFLPNVLIFVSMYIVIPSLLSYLSKFERHLTVSGEQRAALLKMVCFFLVNLILLRALVESSLEKAILSMGRCYLDGEDCKRIEQYMSGSFLSRSCLSSLAFLITSTFLGISYDLLAPIPWIKEKLRKFRKNDMLLLVPEQTGDYPLESQVEDTLQRPLMPERESEVGSNGVSHGTGLNGIDLQGQDLSVYPISRTSNVPKQKFDFAQYYAFNLTIFALTMIYSAFAPLVVPVGAFYFGYRYVVDKYNFLFVYRVRGFPPINDGKLMDSVLCIMRFCVVLFLLSMLLFFSVQGDSTKLQAIFTLGLLLLYKLLPSKNDGFQPSILESMQTVDSVVDGPTDYEVFSQPNFDWDTYHL